Proteins encoded by one window of Streptomyces sp. LX-29:
- a CDS encoding type I polyketide synthase, which produces MTAEKNELIDALRKSLKETERLRQQNRRLLAQQTEPLAIVGMSCRYPGGVTSPDELWELVASGRDAVSGLPTDRGWDVEELYDPDPDRLGKAYTRSGGFLERPGEFDADFFGISPREALAMDPQQRLVLEGAWEAFEDAGIDPTSLRGSDTGVFCGAFSSEYGESMPPELEGYRLGVLTSVVSGRISYTLGLEGPSVSVDTACSSSLVALHLAAQALRSGECSLALVGGVTVLSGPSFFVEFSRQRALSPDGRCKAYAAAADGTGFSDGLGLLVVERLSDARRKGHRVLAVVRGSAVNQDGASNGLTAPNGPSQERVIRQALTNAGIGAADVDAVEGHGTGTTLGDPIEAQALLATYGRERGSGPLRLGSIKSNIGHTSAAAGVAGVIKMVMALRHGMLPATLHVDTPSPHVDWASGEVELLTEAQKWPVSERVRRAGVSSFGISGTNAHVILEEAPAEALNPEAGAQAPGTGPAVVPVLVSARSEAALRAQADRLRALLAARPELSLLDVGFSSVATRAQLERRAAVVASDRAGLLTGLESLAAGEPVDGVVEGTSVGGKAVFVFPGQGAQWVGMAVELLDSSSVFAESMAACGEALSEFVDWRLEDVLRSVDGAPSLERVDVVQPALWAVMVSLARLWRSYGVEPSAVVGHSQGEIAAACVAGGLSLGDGARVVALRSRLVRERLAGLGGMVSVALPVERVEELLVPYRGRVSVAAVNGPASVVIAGEPEALDELIALCERDEVRARRVAVDYASHSAQVEAIETELLEVLASIQPTSGRIPFYSTATGGFIDTKTLDAAYWYGNLRGRVGFEPAIRALIDNGVHVFVEMSPHPVLTMAVEETAAAHGAEDRVGVVGSLRRDEGGLGRFVASLAEAHVLGAGVDWSVLFDGSGAQRVELPTYAFQRERFWLTPGSGAGDAAAAGLGRVEHPVLAAAVQVGDRDEWVFTGRLSIDAQPWTRDHMVLDTVIVPGVALVELALTAGRELDCPVLDELVLEAPLVLEDEGARQVQVTVGPAGEDGRREVTVFSRPESGDDERGEAVCHGRGWLAADAEPSVPSDAFPLQWPPAGAEPVVVDGLYARLADAGYEYGPAFQGLRAAWRVGDEVYAEVALPDDATVGEFGIHPALFDAALHGGLLDDMPRDSVVLPFSWSGVRLDRSGLTRVRVRIAPAGESASRIDIAGENGERVASIARLDVRPVEPAQLEAASRGGQSSLFHLDWVTVPAGARPPARVAILGGLAGTEDHYADLDGLERALADGLAVPDLVLATVETPAGVGDPAEAARATAGRALELVRRWLASESLADARLTVVTRHAVAVADDETPRVAQAAVWGLVHSAQSEHPGRFALLDIDGDIDGGADSHDADFHANGDVNVGREADGTADGKAAPAWSALLHPDEPQLAAREGRLSAPRLVRAGTTSTAPAPLDPEGTVLITGGTGGLGGLLARHLAERHGARHLLLVSRRGPAAEGVDALVAAVEALGARVRVAACDVTDRDQLAGLLDSLERPLTAVVHAAGVLDDGLVEALTPERLERVMRPKVDAAWHLHELTAGMELSAFVLFSSMAALIGSPGQANYAAANASLDALAQVRRADGLPASSLAWGMWADATGMTGELDAADVARLERMGVAPLSAELGLELFDQALGVDAALLAPVRLDLPALRAQARADMLPALLRGLVRAPARRAESTGGSLAQRLAAVAEADREQIVLELVQTQVAAVLGHASGAAIAPDRGFKELGFDSLAAVELRNRLTRATGLRLPATLVFEHPTPVEVARLILEDVGRSPAGPGHGDGGPVRQEDHGTLGALLRHAHAAGEMSDALPWLTAASRFRPSFASAAELAGADDYAVQLASGPRLPKLVCVPSFVVGSGPHQFMRLAEHFEGERDVFVCSLPGFRGTDPAPGSWDAAMAVLEGSIRRAVGDAPFVLVGNSIGGALAHSLAARFESAGRAPAGVVMIDTPGPEGGEEVTGRVFSQVMTHVLDQAEQVVPLDDAGWLAMGGYLRLLAERPATRVESPTLLIRATVSLGGGDAPVDWPVWRDRSEHVDIAADHFGLIGAAAAETAAVIEGWIEA; this is translated from the coding sequence ATGACCGCCGAGAAGAACGAGCTCATCGACGCGCTCCGGAAGTCGCTCAAGGAGACCGAGCGACTCCGGCAGCAGAACAGGCGACTCCTCGCGCAGCAGACCGAGCCGCTGGCGATCGTCGGGATGAGCTGCCGGTATCCGGGCGGGGTGACCTCGCCGGACGAGCTGTGGGAGCTGGTGGCGTCCGGTCGCGACGCGGTGTCGGGGCTGCCGACCGACCGCGGCTGGGATGTCGAGGAGCTGTACGACCCCGACCCGGACCGGCTCGGAAAGGCGTACACACGCAGCGGCGGCTTTCTGGAGCGGCCGGGCGAGTTCGACGCCGACTTCTTCGGGATCAGTCCGCGCGAGGCGCTGGCGATGGACCCGCAGCAGCGACTGGTGCTGGAAGGGGCCTGGGAGGCGTTCGAGGACGCGGGTATCGATCCCACCTCGTTGCGGGGCAGCGACACCGGCGTCTTCTGCGGCGCCTTCAGCTCGGAGTACGGCGAGTCGATGCCGCCGGAGCTGGAGGGCTACCGCCTGGGCGTGCTGACCAGCGTGGTGTCCGGTCGTATCTCCTACACGCTGGGTCTGGAGGGGCCCTCGGTGTCGGTGGACACGGCGTGTTCGTCGTCGCTGGTGGCGCTGCACCTGGCCGCCCAGGCGCTGCGGTCCGGCGAATGCTCGCTGGCGCTGGTGGGCGGAGTGACCGTGCTCTCCGGGCCGTCCTTCTTCGTGGAGTTCAGCCGGCAGCGGGCGCTGTCGCCCGACGGGCGCTGCAAGGCGTACGCGGCGGCGGCGGACGGGACCGGGTTCTCCGACGGTCTGGGTCTGCTCGTGGTGGAGCGGTTGTCGGACGCGCGGCGCAAGGGGCACCGGGTGTTGGCCGTGGTGCGGGGCAGCGCGGTGAATCAGGACGGTGCGAGCAATGGTTTGACGGCGCCGAACGGTCCGTCGCAGGAGCGGGTGATCCGTCAGGCGCTGACGAACGCGGGGATCGGCGCGGCGGACGTGGACGCGGTGGAAGGCCACGGCACGGGGACGACCCTCGGTGACCCGATCGAGGCCCAGGCCCTGCTGGCGACGTACGGGCGCGAGCGGGGGAGCGGCCCGCTGCGGCTGGGGTCGATCAAGTCGAACATCGGGCACACCTCGGCGGCAGCCGGTGTGGCGGGTGTGATCAAGATGGTGATGGCGCTGCGGCACGGGATGCTGCCGGCCACCCTGCACGTGGACACGCCGTCCCCTCATGTGGACTGGGCTTCGGGCGAGGTGGAGCTGCTGACCGAGGCGCAGAAGTGGCCGGTCTCGGAGCGGGTGCGCCGTGCGGGGGTGTCGTCGTTCGGGATCAGCGGCACCAACGCGCACGTGATCCTGGAGGAAGCACCGGCCGAAGCGCTGAATCCGGAGGCGGGCGCGCAGGCTCCGGGCACCGGCCCGGCGGTGGTTCCGGTGTTGGTGTCGGCGCGGAGTGAGGCGGCGTTGCGTGCGCAGGCGGATCGTCTGCGGGCGCTTCTGGCGGCGCGGCCTGAGCTGTCGCTGCTGGACGTGGGCTTCTCGTCGGTGGCGACGCGGGCGCAGTTGGAGCGTCGTGCGGCGGTGGTGGCTTCGGATCGTGCGGGGTTGCTGACGGGGCTTGAGTCCCTGGCCGCTGGTGAGCCGGTGGACGGGGTGGTCGAAGGCACATCGGTGGGTGGGAAGGCGGTGTTCGTCTTCCCGGGTCAGGGTGCTCAGTGGGTGGGTATGGCGGTGGAGTTGTTGGACTCCTCGTCGGTGTTCGCGGAGTCGATGGCCGCGTGTGGTGAGGCGCTGTCGGAGTTCGTGGACTGGCGTCTTGAGGATGTGTTGCGGTCGGTGGACGGAGCGCCGTCGCTGGAGCGGGTCGATGTGGTGCAGCCCGCGTTGTGGGCGGTGATGGTCTCGTTGGCGCGGCTGTGGCGGTCGTATGGCGTGGAGCCGTCGGCGGTGGTGGGCCACTCCCAGGGCGAGATCGCCGCGGCGTGTGTGGCCGGTGGTCTGTCGCTGGGCGATGGGGCGCGGGTTGTGGCGTTGCGGAGCCGTCTGGTGCGGGAGCGCTTGGCGGGTCTGGGCGGGATGGTGTCGGTGGCGTTGCCGGTGGAGCGGGTGGAGGAGTTGCTCGTTCCGTATCGGGGTCGGGTGTCGGTCGCCGCGGTGAACGGTCCCGCCTCGGTGGTGATCGCCGGTGAGCCGGAGGCGCTGGATGAGCTGATCGCGCTGTGTGAGCGGGATGAGGTTCGGGCGCGTCGGGTGGCGGTGGACTACGCCTCGCACTCGGCCCAGGTCGAGGCCATCGAGACCGAGCTGCTGGAGGTTCTGGCGTCGATCCAGCCGACGTCGGGCCGCATCCCGTTCTACTCGACGGCGACGGGTGGATTTATCGACACCAAGACGCTGGACGCGGCGTACTGGTACGGGAATCTGCGGGGCCGGGTCGGGTTCGAGCCGGCGATTCGGGCTTTGATCGACAACGGTGTGCATGTCTTTGTCGAGATGTCTCCGCATCCGGTGTTGACGATGGCGGTGGAGGAGACGGCCGCGGCGCATGGTGCTGAGGATCGGGTCGGGGTCGTGGGGTCGCTGCGTCGTGACGAGGGCGGTCTGGGGCGTTTCGTCGCCTCGCTGGCCGAGGCGCATGTGCTGGGGGCCGGTGTCGACTGGTCGGTGCTGTTCGACGGCAGCGGTGCCCAGCGGGTGGAGCTGCCGACGTACGCGTTCCAGCGTGAGCGGTTCTGGCTGACCCCGGGTTCCGGCGCCGGGGACGCGGCGGCCGCCGGTTTGGGCCGGGTGGAGCATCCGGTGCTCGCCGCGGCGGTGCAGGTGGGCGACCGCGACGAGTGGGTGTTCACCGGCCGGCTGTCCATCGACGCGCAGCCGTGGACCCGGGACCACATGGTGCTGGACACCGTGATCGTGCCGGGCGTGGCGCTGGTCGAGCTGGCGTTGACCGCCGGCCGTGAGTTGGACTGTCCGGTGCTGGACGAGTTGGTGCTGGAGGCGCCGCTGGTCCTGGAGGACGAGGGCGCGCGGCAGGTGCAGGTCACGGTGGGGCCGGCTGGTGAGGACGGTCGTCGCGAGGTGACCGTGTTCTCCCGCCCGGAGTCTGGTGACGACGAGCGAGGGGAGGCGGTCTGTCACGGGCGTGGCTGGCTGGCCGCGGACGCCGAGCCGTCGGTTCCGTCGGATGCGTTCCCGCTCCAGTGGCCGCCCGCCGGCGCCGAGCCGGTGGTGGTGGACGGGCTGTATGCCCGGCTGGCCGATGCCGGGTACGAGTACGGACCGGCCTTCCAAGGTCTGCGGGCGGCCTGGCGCGTGGGCGACGAGGTCTACGCCGAGGTGGCCCTGCCCGACGACGCCACGGTCGGGGAGTTCGGGATCCACCCGGCGCTGTTCGACGCCGCGCTGCACGGCGGACTGCTGGACGACATGCCAAGGGACTCCGTGGTACTGCCGTTCTCGTGGTCGGGGGTCCGGCTTGACCGCTCGGGCCTCACTCGGGTCCGGGTGCGCATCGCCCCGGCGGGTGAGTCCGCCTCGCGTATCGACATCGCGGGAGAGAACGGCGAGCGGGTCGCGAGCATCGCACGGCTCGACGTCCGTCCGGTGGAGCCGGCACAGCTGGAGGCGGCGAGCCGGGGTGGGCAGAGTTCGCTGTTCCACCTGGACTGGGTCACGGTCCCGGCCGGGGCGCGGCCGCCGGCGCGGGTGGCGATCCTGGGCGGCCTGGCCGGGACGGAGGACCACTACGCGGATCTCGACGGGCTGGAGCGGGCGCTCGCCGACGGCCTGGCGGTACCGGATCTGGTGCTCGCCACGGTCGAGACCCCGGCCGGCGTCGGTGATCCGGCGGAGGCGGCGCGGGCGACGGCCGGGCGTGCGTTGGAGCTGGTGCGGCGCTGGCTGGCGAGCGAGTCGCTGGCCGACGCGCGGCTGACGGTGGTGACCCGTCACGCCGTCGCGGTGGCGGACGACGAGACGCCGCGGGTGGCACAGGCGGCGGTGTGGGGCCTGGTGCACAGTGCCCAGTCCGAGCACCCGGGGCGGTTCGCACTCCTCGACATCGACGGCGACATCGACGGCGGCGCCGACTCCCACGACGCCGACTTCCACGCCAACGGCGACGTGAACGTCGGCCGTGAGGCCGACGGTACGGCCGACGGCAAGGCCGCGCCGGCCTGGAGCGCACTGCTCCACCCGGACGAGCCCCAGCTCGCCGCGCGCGAGGGCCGGTTGTCGGCGCCGCGCCTCGTCCGGGCCGGTACGACGTCGACGGCTCCGGCGCCGTTGGACCCCGAGGGCACGGTCCTGATCACCGGTGGTACCGGTGGTCTGGGGGGGTTGCTCGCGCGGCATCTGGCTGAGCGGCACGGTGCGCGGCACCTGCTGCTGGTGAGCCGGCGCGGCCCGGCGGCCGAGGGCGTGGACGCGCTGGTCGCCGCGGTGGAGGCGCTCGGCGCGCGGGTCCGCGTCGCCGCCTGCGACGTGACCGACCGAGACCAGCTGGCCGGTCTGCTGGACTCGTTGGAGCGGCCGTTGACGGCGGTCGTGCATGCGGCGGGTGTGCTGGACGACGGTCTGGTCGAGGCGCTCACCCCGGAGCGGCTGGAGCGGGTGATGCGGCCGAAGGTGGACGCGGCCTGGCATCTGCACGAGCTGACCGCCGGGATGGAGCTGTCGGCCTTCGTGCTGTTCTCCTCGATGGCGGCGTTGATCGGCAGCCCGGGGCAGGCGAACTACGCGGCGGCGAACGCCTCGTTGGACGCGCTCGCGCAGGTGCGGCGCGCGGACGGGCTCCCGGCGAGCTCTCTCGCCTGGGGCATGTGGGCGGATGCCACCGGGATGACCGGGGAGCTGGACGCGGCGGATGTGGCGCGACTGGAGCGGATGGGTGTCGCCCCGCTGTCGGCCGAGCTGGGGCTGGAGCTGTTCGACCAGGCCCTCGGGGTGGACGCGGCACTCCTGGCACCGGTCCGGCTGGACCTGCCCGCGCTTCGTGCGCAGGCCCGTGCCGACATGCTGCCCGCGTTGCTGCGTGGGCTGGTGCGCGCTCCGGCCCGGCGCGCGGAGTCCACGGGCGGGTCGCTGGCGCAGCGGCTGGCCGCGGTGGCCGAGGCCGATCGCGAGCAGATCGTGCTCGAACTGGTGCAGACGCAGGTGGCGGCGGTCCTCGGGCACGCTTCCGGTGCCGCGATCGCGCCTGATCGGGGGTTCAAGGAGCTCGGGTTCGACTCGCTGGCCGCGGTCGAGCTGCGTAACCGGCTGACCCGGGCCACCGGGCTGCGGCTGCCCGCCACCCTCGTCTTCGAGCACCCCACCCCGGTCGAGGTCGCACGGCTGATCCTCGAGGATGTCGGCCGATCTCCGGCGGGGCCCGGACACGGCGATGGTGGGCCCGTGCGTCAGGAGGACCACGGCACGCTCGGAGCGCTGCTTCGCCACGCCCACGCGGCGGGGGAGATGTCCGACGCGCTGCCCTGGTTGACGGCGGCGTCGCGGTTCCGTCCCTCCTTCGCCTCGGCCGCGGAGCTGGCGGGCGCGGACGACTACGCCGTTCAGCTCGCCTCGGGCCCACGACTGCCGAAGCTCGTCTGCGTGCCCTCGTTCGTGGTCGGCTCCGGCCCCCATCAGTTCATGCGTCTCGCCGAGCACTTCGAGGGCGAGCGGGACGTCTTCGTCTGCTCGCTTCCGGGGTTCCGCGGCACCGATCCGGCGCCGGGGTCCTGGGACGCCGCGATGGCCGTTCTGGAGGGCTCGATCCGCCGCGCCGTCGGCGACGCCCCCTTCGTCCTGGTCGGCAATTCGATCGGTGGTGCCCTCGCGCACTCCCTGGCCGCCCGGTTCGAGAGCGCGGGCAGGGCTCCGGCAGGCGTCGTCATGATCGACACCCCGGGGCCCGAGGGCGGCGAGGAGGTGACCGGCCGGGTCTTCTCCCAGGTGATGACGCACGTCCTCGACCAGGCGGAGCAGGTCGTGCCGCTCGACGACGCCGGCTGGCTCGCCATGGGCGGCTATCTCCGACTGCTCGCCGAGCGGCCCGCGACGCGGGTGGAGTCCCCGACCCTGCTCATCCGGGCGACGGTGTCGCTCGGCGGGGGCGACGCACCCGTGGACTGGCCCGTGTGGCGGGACCGGAGCGAGCACGTGGACATCGCCGCCGACCACTTCGGTCTGATCGGGGCCGCGGCCGCGGAGACCGCGGCCGTGATCGAGGGGTGGATCGAAGCATGA
- a CDS encoding MFS transporter, whose protein sequence is MKDSASRRGAVAVVLVGVFASSLDVLIVNIAFPDLERSFPSASLTNLSWVLSAYAITFAALLMPGGRWADQSGRKRAYLTGLALFTVASACCAAAPTLGVLVAARILQGLGAALMMPSSLGLLLALFPSERRGTAIGLWTAVSGSGAALAPPIGGLLVQLDWRWAFLVNIPLGVVAWFVGVRTLPEVRERSRSVPDVLGILVLAATVAAIVAAIVQGPDWGWGGPRVLGLIAVGVLGGVFTVRRAFSHPAPVIEPAILRIRVVALGNLATLLFFAGFGAMISASTLFLTGMWDHSVLRGALEVAPGPVVATVCAVPASLLATRYGVRVVGMFGGAVFAAGGVWWAVVTDGTPDYAASFLPGSVIGGIGVGLMLPCLSTAATLSLPSERFATGTAMNTMCRQVGSALGVAVVAAVLDARPGVSGYHTAFLIMAACGVAGGLALMAIGAERGRIPANGTALSAPATGRTV, encoded by the coding sequence ATGAAGGACAGTGCGTCCCGGCGCGGCGCCGTCGCGGTCGTCCTCGTCGGCGTCTTCGCCTCGTCGCTCGACGTGCTCATCGTCAACATCGCCTTTCCCGACCTGGAGCGCTCGTTCCCGTCGGCGAGCCTGACCAACCTCTCCTGGGTGCTGAGCGCGTACGCGATCACGTTCGCGGCGTTGCTGATGCCCGGCGGGCGGTGGGCGGACCAGTCCGGGCGCAAGCGCGCCTACCTGACCGGCCTGGCCCTGTTCACGGTGGCCTCGGCGTGCTGCGCCGCCGCCCCCACGCTCGGCGTGCTGGTGGCCGCACGGATCCTTCAGGGCCTCGGCGCGGCGTTGATGATGCCGAGTTCGCTCGGGCTGCTGCTCGCCCTCTTCCCGTCGGAGCGCCGCGGAACGGCGATCGGGCTGTGGACGGCCGTGAGCGGCTCCGGAGCCGCCCTCGCGCCGCCCATCGGCGGGCTTCTCGTGCAACTCGACTGGCGGTGGGCGTTCCTGGTGAACATCCCCCTCGGCGTGGTGGCGTGGTTCGTCGGCGTGCGGACGTTGCCGGAGGTCCGGGAGCGGAGCCGTTCGGTTCCCGACGTGCTCGGCATCCTGGTGCTCGCCGCGACCGTCGCGGCGATCGTGGCGGCCATCGTGCAGGGCCCGGACTGGGGATGGGGCGGGCCACGGGTCCTCGGCCTGATAGCCGTGGGGGTGCTCGGCGGCGTCTTCACCGTGCGGCGCGCGTTCAGTCATCCCGCTCCGGTCATCGAGCCCGCCATCCTGCGGATCCGGGTCGTGGCGCTCGGCAACCTCGCGACCCTGCTGTTCTTCGCCGGGTTCGGAGCGATGATCAGCGCTTCGACGCTCTTCCTGACCGGGATGTGGGACCACTCGGTGCTGCGCGGCGCGCTGGAGGTGGCGCCGGGGCCGGTGGTGGCCACCGTGTGCGCCGTGCCCGCCAGTCTGCTCGCGACGCGGTACGGCGTACGGGTGGTCGGGATGTTCGGCGGCGCCGTGTTCGCCGCCGGGGGCGTCTGGTGGGCGGTCGTGACGGACGGCACCCCGGACTACGCGGCCAGCTTCCTTCCGGGGTCGGTCATCGGCGGGATAGGCGTCGGCCTCATGCTGCCGTGTCTGTCGACGGCGGCCACCCTGTCGCTGCCGTCCGAGCGCTTCGCCACCGGGACCGCGATGAACACGATGTGCCGCCAGGTCGGGAGCGCGCTCGGGGTCGCGGTGGTCGCGGCGGTGCTCGACGCCCGACCGGGCGTCTCCGGCTACCACACCGCGTTTCTGATCATGGCGGCCTGCGGCGTCGCGGGCGGACTCGCGCTGATGGCGATCGGTGCGGAGCGAGGTCGTATTCCGGCCAACGGAACCGCGCTTTCCGCGCCAGCAACAGGACGGACCGTGTGA
- a CDS encoding cytochrome P450, with protein sequence MLKQLWKYRSLRTLWLTQCRELYGDRIRLKIRPKSDIYLLSNADDVKAMFLAPRDTLHTGNGSAVLEKFFGNTGLAFLDEEEHLTRRKAIMPSFKGEAFKRIEASATKLAKQEVAAWPRHQVMSLHPLVHRYTMKVIGEIIFGEVTPSCWDEMLEELMGVVEFNNHIMTVLRIEDMPGAVLRALTAIRRTGLRDFLGHRARADALLARAVKERLDSGDLGNDMLSVMLGIRKEDGTPLTGVELRDEMMTMFIAGTETTASVICWALEYLSRKPAILQRVLTEIDEGAGDAYLTALVYEVLRVRPPLPNIILREVVKPIEIGGVRYEPGMELWASAHLLNRHPDHYEDAERFDPERYLGTKPDLNVWIPFGGGHTRCLGDRIAIHEIKVMLREVLSTCDLRRVDPRPEGMRSRGVVIVPEHGTRLELRPRKAEVSLA encoded by the coding sequence ATGCTGAAGCAGCTCTGGAAGTACCGGTCGCTCCGGACCCTGTGGCTGACGCAGTGCCGTGAGCTGTACGGCGACCGGATCCGGCTGAAGATCAGGCCCAAGTCCGACATCTACCTGCTCTCGAACGCCGACGATGTGAAGGCGATGTTCCTGGCCCCCAGGGACACCCTGCACACCGGTAACGGCAGTGCCGTGCTGGAGAAGTTCTTCGGTAACACCGGGCTCGCCTTCCTCGACGAGGAGGAGCACCTGACCCGGCGCAAGGCCATCATGCCGAGCTTCAAGGGCGAGGCGTTCAAGCGCATCGAGGCGTCGGCCACCAAGCTGGCCAAGCAGGAGGTCGCCGCATGGCCGCGTCACCAGGTCATGTCGCTGCACCCGCTGGTCCACCGCTACACGATGAAGGTGATCGGCGAGATCATCTTCGGAGAGGTGACCCCGTCCTGCTGGGACGAGATGCTCGAAGAGCTGATGGGTGTGGTGGAGTTCAACAACCACATCATGACGGTGCTCCGGATCGAGGACATGCCGGGTGCGGTGCTGCGAGCGCTCACGGCGATCCGCCGCACGGGTCTGCGTGACTTCCTGGGGCACCGTGCGCGCGCGGACGCGCTGCTCGCCAGGGCCGTCAAGGAGCGCCTGGACTCGGGCGACCTCGGCAACGACATGCTCTCCGTCATGCTCGGCATCCGAAAGGAGGATGGCACGCCGCTGACCGGCGTGGAGCTGCGCGACGAGATGATGACCATGTTCATAGCCGGCACCGAGACGACCGCTTCGGTGATCTGCTGGGCTCTGGAGTACCTGAGCCGCAAACCGGCGATTCTCCAGCGCGTGCTCACCGAGATCGACGAGGGCGCCGGCGACGCCTACCTCACGGCGCTCGTGTACGAGGTGCTGCGGGTGCGGCCGCCGCTGCCCAACATCATCCTCCGCGAGGTCGTGAAGCCGATCGAGATCGGCGGAGTGCGCTACGAGCCCGGCATGGAGCTGTGGGCCAGCGCCCATCTGCTGAACCGGCATCCGGACCACTACGAAGACGCCGAGCGGTTCGACCCCGAGCGCTACCTGGGCACCAAGCCCGACCTGAACGTCTGGATCCCGTTCGGCGGCGGCCACACCCGCTGCCTCGGCGACCGGATCGCCATCCATGAGATCAAGGTCATGCTCCGCGAGGTGCTCTCCACCTGCGACCTCCGCCGGGTCGACCCGAGGCCGGAGGGGATGCGCAGCCGTGGCGTCGTCATCGTGCCGGAGCACGGCACCCGCCTTGAGCTCAGGCCCCGAAAGGCGGAGGTGAGCCTGGCCTAG
- a CDS encoding MFS transporter: MTVKQRWVLVLTSLASLITALDALVVTTALPAIRLDLDASVEELEWTVNAYLLPFAVLLMAGAALGDRYGRKRVFTGGLIVFTLASVGCALAPGIGWLIAARAVQGVGAAAVVSVAQAHLSVAFSAEERPKAMGLFGAVTGLATLGGPVVGGVLVESAAWEWIFWINVPIGVVMIPLIITKLSESVGEARQLDFGGIGLATVAAFGVGWSLVRGNAAGWGSVEVVGGFVAGAAALAGFVWWELRTPQPLMPIHFFRSRAFSAGNAAMFLLFGSAMAGLFFYAQFLQTVLEYGPLDAGLRLVPWTVTVFFFSPIAGKLVGRIGERPLITAGLLLQAFASGWLALIVEPDMAYSEMVGPFVIGGIGISIAVPAVMTAVFGAVPDEGSGAASGTLNSLRQLGGAFGIAIATAVFAAVGGYGSLEEFNDGFSAAIITAAVVALIGVPIGLAIPARRDVPAPEKAAVTPDKSAVE; encoded by the coding sequence ATGACTGTCAAACAGCGGTGGGTACTGGTGCTGACCTCACTGGCCTCGCTGATAACCGCACTGGACGCCCTGGTCGTGACGACCGCGCTGCCCGCGATCAGGCTCGACCTGGACGCGTCCGTCGAGGAACTGGAATGGACGGTCAACGCCTACTTGCTGCCCTTCGCCGTACTGCTCATGGCAGGCGCGGCGTTGGGCGATCGCTATGGTCGCAAGCGCGTGTTCACCGGCGGGCTCATCGTGTTCACGTTGGCGTCGGTCGGCTGCGCGCTCGCGCCCGGGATCGGTTGGCTCATCGCGGCCCGCGCGGTGCAGGGAGTGGGAGCCGCGGCGGTCGTGTCGGTCGCGCAGGCGCATCTGAGCGTCGCGTTCAGCGCGGAGGAGCGGCCGAAGGCCATGGGCCTGTTCGGGGCCGTGACGGGCTTGGCGACGCTCGGCGGGCCGGTCGTCGGCGGCGTCCTGGTCGAGTCCGCCGCCTGGGAGTGGATCTTCTGGATCAACGTGCCGATCGGCGTGGTGATGATCCCGCTCATCATCACCAAGCTGAGCGAGAGCGTCGGTGAGGCGCGACAGCTCGACTTCGGCGGCATCGGCCTGGCCACCGTCGCTGCCTTCGGGGTGGGATGGAGCCTGGTGCGGGGCAACGCGGCGGGCTGGGGCAGCGTCGAGGTCGTCGGCGGGTTCGTCGCGGGTGCGGCCGCGCTGGCCGGATTCGTGTGGTGGGAGCTGCGCACCCCGCAGCCGTTGATGCCGATTCACTTCTTCCGGTCCCGCGCTTTCTCGGCCGGAAACGCCGCCATGTTCCTGCTGTTCGGTTCCGCCATGGCCGGTCTTTTCTTCTACGCGCAGTTCCTGCAGACCGTGCTGGAATACGGTCCGCTCGACGCCGGCCTTCGGCTGGTTCCGTGGACCGTGACCGTTTTCTTCTTCTCGCCGATCGCCGGAAAACTGGTGGGCCGAATCGGGGAGCGTCCGCTGATCACCGCCGGATTGCTGCTCCAGGCGTTCGCGTCCGGCTGGCTCGCTCTGATCGTGGAGCCGGATATGGCCTACAGCGAGATGGTCGGGCCGTTCGTGATCGGCGGAATCGGCATCTCGATCGCGGTTCCGGCGGTGATGACCGCGGTGTTCGGCGCGGTTCCGGACGAGGGATCCGGGGCGGCTTCCGGCACGTTGAACAGTCTGCGTCAGCTCGGCGGCGCTTTCGGAATCGCCATTGCCACGGCGGTTTTCGCCGCGGTCGGTGGTTACGGCTCCCTGGAGGAGTTCAATGACGGATTCAGTGCGGCGATCATCACCGCGGCGGTGGTGGCGCTGATCGGTGTGCCGATCGGGTTGGCGATTCCCGCGCGGCGTGATGTGCCCGCGCCGGAAAAGGCCGCGGTGACGCCCGACAAGTCGGCCGTGGAATAG
- a CDS encoding DUF2867 domain-containing protein, protein MRLPNSAHTSQPWRIHELASDFKVEDVWALPTPGGPDGLDELVRQMTSGDGAHNANPVVRALFAIRWRLGSLLGWDKADTGLGNRVPSLRDRLPADLREGPRGPDFRAAPFTAVYRTDNEYVAELANKTVHVLMHVGWVKDPAGGYRGQMAALVKPNGLFGTAYMAAIKPVRVAVVYPRLMRSIERRWQRQAAG, encoded by the coding sequence ATGAGGCTCCCGAATTCCGCACACACCTCGCAGCCCTGGCGCATTCACGAACTGGCGAGCGATTTCAAGGTCGAGGACGTGTGGGCGTTGCCGACACCGGGCGGTCCCGACGGACTCGACGAACTCGTGCGGCAGATGACGTCCGGCGACGGCGCGCACAACGCCAACCCGGTCGTCCGCGCGCTCTTCGCGATCCGCTGGCGGCTCGGGTCGCTGCTCGGCTGGGACAAGGCCGACACCGGGCTCGGCAACCGGGTGCCCTCGCTGCGCGATCGGTTGCCGGCCGACCTCCGTGAGGGGCCGCGGGGACCGGACTTCCGCGCGGCTCCGTTCACCGCGGTCTACCGGACGGACAACGAGTACGTGGCCGAGCTGGCCAACAAGACCGTGCATGTGCTGATGCACGTCGGCTGGGTCAAGGACCCGGCCGGCGGTTACCGCGGCCAGATGGCCGCGCTGGTGAAGCCGAACGGCCTGTTCGGAACGGCCTATATGGCCGCGATCAAGCCGGTGCGGGTCGCGGTCGTCTATCCGCGGCTGATGCGGTCGATCGAGCGCAGGTGGCAGCGGCAGGCCGCGGGGTGA